The genomic window CAGCCGCTACCGTGATTCGGAGCGGCTGCTTTCACTTAAGCGACAAGAGTCACGCTAGCTTCTGACTCAAACAAATCGCGGTATGCGGCGTACATCGACGTGACCATCACGGGCAGCAGCACTAGCCAGCCTAGCATTGCCGGTATTGAGGCTGCCAGTGCGAAGGGCAGTAACATCAAGCAATACACTGACAACGGAAGGATGTTGTTCAAACAAGCATGCAAGCTGGCTTTGAGCGAGGGCAATGCCGTGGATCGGTCAAATGTCACTAGCATAGGTGCGAACTGACTGGCCATCAGCAGTATGGTGAACAGTGCGATGCCGATCACAATGGCAAAACCGGCTCCTGCCACAGCTTGAGCAATTAGGGCGGGATCATCGACCGGCTTGCCGCTCATGAATAGGCTGACTAGGGAGGCGCCGCCTGTCAGCATCATTACGCCGAAGATCAGTAGCTGGCCGACCAGATTCACGCCGCCTAGCGTGACCAGTTGCTGACTGTGATGCCGAAATCCAGCGAATAAGTGAGATAGCTCTAGCTCTTCACCACGCTCTAACGCGCGGCAGCCCTGCATATATCCCGCCAGCAATGCGGGAAAAAGTAGGGTGGCGAGTGGTTCACCGACGACGGGCACGGCGGATAATGCGATCAATCCCGTCAGGCCGACCACGATCAGCACTACCCACAGCACAGGGCTTTTCTGAAACAAAGTCCAGCCTTCGCGTATCCATTGCCAGCCGTGCAAGGCGGCGACTTTTCGTGCGTCCATGTCTTAATTACTCCAGCCAGATGGCGTTGCCAGCGCTGGCGATGTGTTGTTGCAGAATGCGTTTGAATTGCTCTGGATCGTGCGCGTGGATCATCTCGCCCGGTCGTGGCAAATGCAGGTCGAACAGTCTCGATATCCAGAATCGCAAGGCGGCCACTCTTAAGGCAACTGGCCAGAGTTCGGCTTCGTCAGCCGTGAATGGGCGCACGCCATGATAGGCCGTGAGTAAGGCGCGAGTGCGAGCCTCGTCTAGAGCCCCATCGCCACCCATGCACCAATCATTCACGGTGATCGCAACGTCGTACAGTAGCGCGTCGTTGCACGCAAAATAGAAGTCGATCAGGCCGCCTACGCGATTCTCATCAAATAAGACGTTGTCGCGGAAGAGATCTGCGTGAATGACGCCCTGAGGCAGTTCGCTCAATTCGTGTGACCGGTGGAAGTCGATCTCACTGGCAAGCAGTTTTGCATCTGGCGCAGACAGAAATTTGCCCACCTGCTGCGCGGTTTCCGCACGCCAAGCTGCGCCACGAGGGTTGGCTAAGCTCAGCCCAAAACTTTGTCCAGCAAGATGCATCTCGCCCAGCATGGAGCCGATCGCTGCGCACTGTGTGGAAGATGGTTGTATCAGCGATTTTCCCGACAAGCGACTGACAATGCTGGCGGGCTTGCCATTGAGCACTCCTAAAAACTGCTCGCTGCGGTTCGCTACAGGGGCGGGGCAGGGTATGCCGTGTCGAGCCAAGTGCGCCATCAGGTTCAGGTAATACGGTAGTTCATGCTGAGTCAGCTTTTCGAAGAGCGTCAGCACGAAACGACCATTCGTGGTGGTAACGAAATAATTGGTATTTTCGATGCCGGAGGCGATGCCTTGAAGTTGTAGCAATTGGCCGAGCGAATAATCGCTCAGCCAAGCGGTCAGCTCCGCCTCGGTGACTCGGGTAAATACAGACATGACTAAAAGCGGTGGATAGTCCAACTTGGTGCGCGAACGCCGGAATCGAGCGATTCCTGGCGGGCAAATTTGCCATCGCCGCGATCATCCACCAAATAGTAGGGCTTGCCGTGTTTTGGCGTGATTTTAATCATGTACAAACGACCGCCAGCACGATATTCCTCAACCACCTGACCCTCATCTTTTTTGATGGTTACCTCGGGCTCTGCATCCGCAGGCTGTTCATCAGCATTGAACGCGGGGGGAGGCGGCACGGGCTTTAAATCGGGGGCGGGGCGCGAGTCGGCTGCCAAGGCCGAAGCACTTAGTCCGAGGGCGAGCAATACGAGAGTCAAGCGACGCATGTTGGGTTCCAAGTTGATTTTGGCCGTATTTTAGCTGATGCCGTTATAGGTTGAGCTGCATTTCGCGCTCGGCGGCTGAAGGCTCGAAGCCGCGCGTTTCGTAGTGTTTGAAAATCGCACTGACTACGGCCTCTGGTTCATCGATCAGTTGCACTAGATCCAAATCGTCGGAATGGATCATTCCCTCGGTCAAGAGCGTGTTGCGAATCCAGTCCAGCATGCCTCTCCAGAATCCGCTGCCGACGAGGATAATAGGAATCCGACGAGTCTTGCCTGTTTGAACCAGTGTCAACGCCTCCATCAGCTCATCCAAAGTGCCAAAGCCACCCGGCATGACTACATAGGCACTGGCAAATTTCACGAACATCACTTTGCGTGAGAAGAAGTGCTGGAAGGTATGGCTGACGTTTTGATATGGGTTGGTGTGCTGCTCGTGCGGTAGCTGGATATTCAAGCCTACGCTGGGGGAGCGTCCGTAAAAGGCCCCTTTATTGGCTGCTTCCATGATTCCGGGGCCGCCACCGGAAATCACTGCAAATCCAGCATCCGACAACAGTCGGGCAATTTCTTCGGTGATTCGATAATACGGGTGGTCAGGCTTGGTGCGCGCACTGCCGAAGATGCTGACCGCAGGCTGGATCGCGCTGAGTCGCTCAGTGGCAGCGACGAATTCTGACATAATGCCAAAGACACGCCATGCCTCCTTTGAACTGGTCATGTCTGACAGTTTGGATACGGGCAGTTTGGACTGGTCGCTCATTTCATAACCTATGGTCTAAAGATGAAAACTCTGCTGTTGGTGGACGGGTCTTCTTACCTGTACCGCGCTTTCCACGCCATGCCCGATCTGCGCAGCCCAAGCGGCGAGCCAACGGGGGCGATTTACGGTGTACTCAGCATGTTACGCCGCCTACGTGCTGACTACCCGTCGGATTATAGCGCCTGCGTGTTCGATGCGAAGGGTAAAACCTTCCGCGATGATTGGTATCCGGCGTACAAAGCGCAGCGCCCGCCGATGCCAGACGATTTGCGTAGCCAGATCGAACCGTTACTTCAAGTCGTTGCCGCTTCAGGCTGGAATATTCTGATGATCGATGGAGTCGAGGCTGATGATGTGATCGGTACGCTTTCCAGTCAGGCGGCAGAAGCGGGTGTGCAATGCACGATCTCAACGGGAGATAAGGATCTCGCGCAACTGGTCAATCCGCAAGTCAGATTGGTCAACACGATGACTAACGAGATCCTTGACGAGGCCGGAGTCACGGCCAAATTCGGGGTGCCGCCGGAGCGCATCGTAGATTATTTGACGCTCACCGGCGATGCCGTGGATAACGTGCCAGGGGTGAGTAAGTGTGGGCCCAAAACGGCCGTGAAGTGGCTGACTCAGTACGGTACGCTGGATGGAGTCACCACACATGCAGGCGAGATCAGCGGCGTGGTGGGCGAGAATCTACGTAACGCGCTTGAGTGGCTACCGCAAGCTAAGCGCTTACTTACGGTCAAGTGCGATGTGGCGCTGCCTAACCACTTTGACGACTTGGCTGCACCTCAGCAAGATACGCAACAACTCAAAGAATTCTTCGAGCGATTCGGCCTAAAGAGCTGGTTGCGTGACATAGAATCCGTTTCATTGACTAGCGCTGCTGTCACGCCGCCAGCCGCAAGCCCACACGATAGTAATGCTATAGCGCCCGTTTCCTCCTCGGGGTGTTACGAAGCCATCTTGAGCATGGAACAGTTACAGTCTTGGCTAGCTAAGCTAACCCAAGCCGATCTGGTGTCGGTCGATACAGAAACCACGGGGCTCGATGCAATGAGCGCGCGGCTCGTTGGCATCTCGTTTGCCGTAGAGCCCCACCATGCAGCCTATCTTCCGCTCGCCCACACTTACCCCGGCGCACCCGATCAACTTGATTTTGACTTGGCGCTTTCAACACTTAAGCCTTGGCTAGAAAACCCAAGTCACAAAAAAGTGGGGCAGAACCTTAAGTACGATCAGCATATTTTTGCCAACCACGGAATCGCGCTCGCAGGAGTTGCAGAAGATACCTTGCTGGAGTCGTATGTTTTGGAAAGTCACAAACCACATAACATGGACGATCTGGCTCTGCGCCACTTAGGCGTCAAGACCATCAGCTATGCCGAAGTGGCTGGAAAAGGGGCGAAGCAGATAGGCTTCAATCAGGTCGATCTCGAAACGGCTACGCGATATGCGGCTGAGGATGCTGACATTACCTTGCAGTTGCATCACGTACTCTCCCCTCAACTAGAGGGCGGGCTTGCTCACATCTATCGTGAGATCGAGCTGCCTAGTCGGGAGGTATTGTATGTCATGGAGAGGAATGGTGTGTTGTTGGATGCAAGGTTGCTGAATGTTCAGAGTCGCGAGCTTGGCGAGAAATTGCTCGCCCTAGAATCTCAGGCATATGAGGCCGCTGGCCAGCCATTTAACCTCAATTCGCCCAAGCAAATTCAGGAGATCCTGTTCGATAAGCTCAAGTTGCCCGTCAAGAAAAAGACACCTAGCGGCACACCCTCCACCGACGAGGAAGTGCTACAGGAGTTGGCCTTGGATTATCCATTGCCCAAGATCCTGCTGGAGTATCGCAGCCTAGCTAAACTTAAATCCACCTATACAGACAAACTGCCGCAAATGGTGAATCCCCGTACCGGGCGGGTGCACACCAGCTATTCTCAGGCCGTCGCTGTTACGGGGCGACTCGCTTCTAGCGATCCAAATCTACAAAATATCCCTGTGCGCACGGCGGAAGGGCGTCGTATTCGTGAGGCATTCATAGCGTCACCCGGCAGCCATATTATTTCCGCCGACTACTCACAAATCGAACTGCGTATCATGGCCCACCTCTCCGGCGACTCGGGCCTGTTGGAAGCGTTCTCGCAAGGGCAGGATATCCACCGCGCTACCGCCGCAGAAGTCTTCGGTGTTTCTCCTGAGCTCGTAAGCAACGAACAACGTCGTTACGCTAAAGTCATCAACTTTGGCTTGATCTACGGCATGTCAGCATTTGGCTTGGCCAGCCAGCTCAATATTGAACGCTCAGCAGCTCAAGCATATATGGATCGATATTTTGCCCGCTATCCAGGTGTGGCGGACTATATGCAGCGCACTCGCATACAAGCCAAACAGCAGGGTTATGTCGAAACCGTCTTTGGTCGTCGCCTCTGGCTGCCCGAAATCAATGGGGCGAATGGAATGCGCCGCCAAGCCGCTGAGCGTGCCGCCATCAACGCGCCTATGCAGGGTACGGCAGCCGACTTGATCAAACTTGCGATGATCGCAGTTCAGCGATGGCTGGAAGAACAGCGCTGCCATACACGCCTGATCATGCAAGTTCACGATGAGCTCGTCCTTGAAGTTCCCGACGACGAGCTCGCCAAGGTAAGCGAAATGCTTCCCGAGCTGATGTGCGGTGTCGCAAATCTGCAAGTTCCCTTGGCTGTAAGCGTCGGAATGGGAAAAAACTGGGAGGCAGCGCATTAGTTCATCGGTTTTGCAGTGATTTTGAATTGACAAACATACGTGAAGTATGGAAAATCGCCGCCTCCAAAATGGCGAATTAGCTCAGCCGGTTAGAGCGACGGAATCATAATCCGCAGGTCCCCCGTTCGAATCGGGGATTCGCCACCAAAAATCAATGGCTTGCAGTGATGCAGGCCATTTTTATTTAGTGGATTGTGCCAAAATTGTGTCAGAAAACCTCTCTGATACCTTCTCGGCGTGGACCCCCAGTTGTGCCGGCGACAGGTGAGCATACTTACGAACCATCTCGTAAGACGCCCATCCCCCCAACTCTTGCAATACATTCATTGGTACTCCGCTCTGCGCAAGCCACGAAGCCCAAGTGTGCCTTAAATCGTGCCAGCGAAAGTCTGTAATGCCGGAACGCTCTAAGGCTTTTCGCCACGCTCTGGAGTTCGCTGTCACAAGAGGCTTGCCGCAATAGGTGAAAACTCTCACCGGATGCTTTCCAGCTTGTCTTAGCAACGCCCCCATAGCAGTCGAGTTCAGTGGAACGGAAATCGCCTTTCTGGCTTTTGCCTGATCGGCATGTATCCAGGCAAGCTTCAAATCCAAATCAACTTGGCTCCACTCTAACTTCAGCACATTCCCCTGCCGCAATCCTGTTGATAATGAGAACACCACAACATCCCTTAGGTGTTCGGGTAGCTCTTTCATCAAAACAGCCACCTGTTCAGGAGGCAACCATCTGATGCGACGTTTGGGTTCAGGATAAGCTCGAATCTTCGGTACCTTGTCGATCCACTCCCATTCGTGGCAGGCTTTTCTCAGGATAGTTCGAATCAGTGCCAAATAACGATTCGCTGTGGAGGTAGATGCTTCCGCAACCTTCCTCTGCGCAATTTTGGCAATCAACTCACGATCAATCTCTTGAAGAGGTTTATTCCGAAGAAATTGCTGTAGCCACCCCAGCTTAGCTTTGTCATCTCGATGACTTGCCTTGTGTTGGGTTTCCAGCAAAAACTTTACCCCCGCCTCATCCCACGTATAACTCGGCTTTTCTCCCAGTCTGATTACTCGCCATGCTTCAGCTTTCATTTGGTCATGGAGTTCTTGAGCCTTGGCTTTTTCGGTTGTTCCAGAAGAACATCTAATACGGTCGCCTGACGGCGAGGTGAAGATGATCCACCAAATACTTCCTCGTTTTGTGAGTGACATGTTAATTCCTTTCGGTTCGACGTCACTCGCACTTCCTGCCGCTTGGAAGGATAAAGTGAACGGATGTGCTCGACAAGGTCTTGCAGAATAAATACCCAGCACTTGCCCACTTTGGCTCCAGGAATTTCGCCAAGCTTTGCTCTACGGCGCAACTCTTCTGGATGCATCCTCAAATAATTTGCGGCCTCCCATAAATTGAAGGTCGTGAAAGGCAATGGATTAGGGGCGCAAGCCATAGGGTGTGTCAGCTCACTTGGTTTGAAAGTGGTGTCTTTGAGATGCCACCGGCCGTAACTTCCTCCCCCTTGTCCTGCCGGATGGGAGCTGCGCACTGAGATGCACTCGCTGCATGAAGGTGTGCTTCTTCGTGTGTACGAAGCAATTGATGAGTGGAGTTGATTGGGACATTTTGGCACCTACAAAATCATGAAGATGACCGTAGTAAAATCGTTTAATTGTTTTATATCAATGATTATTATTCATATAATCATATCGTTGTGTTGTTTATGGCAAGCTCTTCCCTACCCACCAACCTGACTTTAAGTCAGGAGGGGGTGAGCGCGAGTCACCCATCCACCCCGAGGCAAGCACAGAGGCTCCGAAGGGTCGGATACGTAGGAAATGCATTGCATCGCTTAGGAAGAAATAGTCGGATGATTCGATTTCACACTGGCAATCATGATTGGAATTCGAAGGGGCATTTCTTGGGTTTGAAAAAATAGTGAAACGGAGAACAAAACATCCCTAGTGGCTTACCAAGCCACTCAACTGCTCCTCAATAATCTTCATAAGTGATGCGGAGACATATCGTGCGCCTTAAGGCAAACGGGTGGGCTAGCACTCTCCCTGTGGAAGGCTGAACTCAGGGGGTTCTATTCTTGTAAGAAATGAAAAACATATAATAATAAACAATGGGTTGATAAAAATTACTCCAAGGGATATATTGGTCCTGCTAGCCCACCTTTCGACGGACAGATTTGATCGAAAGGTTCAATATGAACACTCTGCATCACATCCTAGACTCGATAAGAGTCAAACTTAGTCATGTTCATTCCTCCATCGGAGGTCGCAATGTATGAGGAATATAAATTGCCCGGGACAAATCTGCCCTGGTTGAGCTGGGCGACGCGGATTGAGCGGGCAAATGAGAAATCGCAACTCATCCTGGAGTTTCTGGCTGATCACGAGAGATTCACTAACATCTCTAACGTCATGGATCTGCTCGACATCAGTGAATCAGTCGCGCGTCGGCAACTTAGCCGATTACTAGGTCAAGGGATGCTGGTTAAGGATGTCGTGATGCTCGCAGGTCGGCAGACGCATCTCTTCGGAATTTCAGCAGCAGGGATTAAGGCCGCTTGTGCTGTGACAAATCCCCGGACATTCGAGGCAGGGAAGTGCAAATCGGAATTTGCGGCTCATTACCTAGAGACACAGCAAATTCGGATTATTCTTCAGCGGATGAGCGATAAGCATGTTGTGCTGAACGAGCCGGCAATTCGGGGGATGAATCCGCCATTGAAACATCGACCGGATTTATTGTTGAAGGCCGGATCTGACCTCAAGCTCTATCCGGATGAAACCTGGGCGATCGAAGTTGAGCTGACGCCGAAGGCCAAGGATAGGATGGCGATGATTGTGCAACATCACCTCGACGCAGTGGAGAGACGGGGTGCGTATGATCGAGTTTTGTATCTTGTACCAAGGCATCAATTGTCTGGTTTTGGTCGATTGCTCCTAAGCGCGTTGCAGTGCTCTAAAGCTCCCCAAGTGATGGACAACGATCATTACTATGCTCAGCAGGATGAGCGCCCGAAACGCTTTTGGGTGGCAGCCATTGAGTCACTCCCTTCACCAACTTCGGTTCAAATTGAACCTGTGAGTGTAGGGAAAAAGCCAGTGCACGAACTCATGTGGTCGTATTTGCCTGAGTACGATCACTGAGATTGATATGGCGGTGGATGTAACAGGGGATATGACGGGTTGGAGTCTTATCCACCGTCATATCTCCCTGCATTTGTGCCTTCTTTGGTGTCGTCATAGCTGATTCACCGTCCCGACATTTGTCGTCGGGAGAGATTCAAAAGCATGTTTTCGCTAACACACTGATTTGCTATGCAAACCCGACTAGGGTCGGGCTCTGTCAGTGTTGATCGGCTGGACGCCGATCCACGCGATGAAGCATAGCGCGACCTCCTTTCACGTACCGTGAGGCGGAGGGTCAAGAGGCTTCGGCAAGCCTGCTCCTCTTGACCCTCCGCCTCACCTTGAAGGTGAGGTGCCCTAAAGGGCATCCTTGCGGACGTCGGTCGCGGGGCTTCGCCCCCATTCAATACCGGTCGCTGGGGCGCCCTTGATCGTGCTGGGGCACGCTCATATTGAATGGCTCCCCCAGCCCCTCCGCTTGCGCTTTGGGAGCTTCGGCTCGTCGCCTTCGCCCTACTGCCCTTGGGCAGTAGGCACCCGACAAACCGCCTCCGGCAGGGCAGGGCTTTGCGACCCTGCACCCGCACAATTGGCATCAGTTCAATCTTCAGCATTTCACATGCCTCTATGTGTTACGAGAAATGCTCGTGCATGAAATATGAAGATAGGCTATCGACCGCTTGTGGCAGGGTTAAAGAATCTAACTTCGGCTTTTCCATAGAAGTGCAGGAACTTCTTCGGTAGTTGGTGCTGACTTGACCGCTGGAACGGACATATCTTTGGCAAGGCAGAGGATATGTGGACATGCAATGCAATCTATTGCTATCCTTCGGCGAGAAAACTATGGGCATCCATAAGTTGGCAAGTCAGAATCGCAACGACCACAGGGGGACGATTTGGGATATAAACTGAGCTGGGAGTCTAAGGGTTTCCTTATACGGTACTACGGAACGGTTACTTCCGATGACATCATGTCGGCAATGAATGAGATTCACACCAGTAGTCAATTTGACAACATTCGGTTCGGTGTTAGTGAATACTCTCGGGTTGACAATTATGACGTTACTCCATCACAAATTGTGATACATGCTGCGTATTGGAATGGCGCGTCCTACAGTAATCCGCGCATTGTTCTAGCATCGGTTACTGACAATCAGAATATTATTAACATTCTGAAAGCGATAGAAGGATCGATTTTAAGGCGTAAGCTCTGCGCAACCCTAGAGGAAGCTCGGGAGTGGGTAAAGCGTGAGGCTCATATCGACGCGATTCTTGAGTAATGGCATAAAGACCGTTTTTACACTTATTTCTAAAGGTTAATTGCGCAATACATTTGGAGTCGCAAAGTCAAAATGACAAAACATTCGGTTATGAGCCTCGATTTGCAGCAGGTGTAGAATCTGGCTCGTAGAGAGTCGAGGTTTCTGAAGGCAGCGCGCAATTATCAGGAGGTGGAAATGCAGGTTGATCTTCTTCGCAAAATAGCTTGGTGCGTGGCGGGGTTAGCTTGGTTTTCGTACCTTTCAGGCAGTCAGGCGGCTCCGTTGAGTTTGGTTGTCAGCGTGCCAGGACCTGGCAATATCTCGTATCTCCCCATCGAACTGATCCATAAGATCGGAGCAGATCGTGCTGAAAATGCCGATGTCCGTCTGATTTATGCCACTGGGGGCGCTATTGCGCTGGAGGAGCTGTTGGGACGCAATAGCGATTTTGCCGTTGCGGGACTGCCTGCCGTCCTGTCGCAACGCCAACACCAGCGGAAGGTTGTGGCGCTGGCGGCAGTCAATGATTTGCCGTTGTTCATCCTCATGGTACGCAGCGACTTGAACCGGAAAGTCAAAACTATTCGTGACCTCAAAGGGCGCGTGATTGGTGTCAATACTAGCACCTTGGGCAGCAAAACTACTTCGCAGCAATTGCTCGAAATTATGCTCAAGTCGAATGGTGTCGGTACGAATGACGTGCGCATCATTGCTGCTGGTCAAAGTTGGGATACGCAATCCTCCCTGATGCTGAGCAAACAGGCTGATGCGCTAATGGGTGACGAGCCCTTTGCCTCGCGACTGCAAAGTTCTGGGCAGGTTTTCGCGCTGGCTAATTTAGCTGATGGTCGCACCACGAAAAATATTCCTGGTGCCAGCTTTCTGCATGCGACACTGAACACACATGCTGATGTTATCAGCCAGACACCCGAAAAGGTCGCCACCATGGTGGCGATTCTGCAACGCACGTTGCGCTGGATGGCTACCAATCCGCCTGAGAAAATCGTCGAAACTCTGCAAATTTCAGACGCATCTGAAAAAGCAGCACTACTGGCCGCCCTTAAGCAATATCCTCGACTCTATAGCCGAGACGGACGCTTCTCCGATGCGCAACTTCAGCAAACTGCACAGTTCTTTTCAGCATCCAGTGGTGATCTGACGGCCTCGGAGCGTTTGCTCCGGGAGACGGTCGATGATCGCTGGGCAGGCCGTAAGGACTGAATCGATGAATATTCGCAAAGGCATTGTGTCACGTACGCTAAGGCGCTTGGCCGTACTTTGGTTACTGGTGTCGCTTGCCCTAGCGCTCACGGTTGGATTTCTTTACGCAGATTTCAATCGGCATTTGCTGTTATCGAAAAAACAGGATGCGCTGGAGTATTTGCGTGTGCGTATTGATCAATTGGAAGACAACAAGGAAAAGATCGCACAGCGTAATAAAGTCCATTTTGAAAACGAGCATTTGCTTGATAATCCCAGCAGCCGACAAGTCCGGTTGAATGCCCATTTTACGTCTCTAGGTGGCTCGACAGCCTTCCAGATTGTCCAAATCTACAGCGCCGACCACAAATTGATTGCCAGTTATGGTGTTGATGCAGACATGCCATCGATCCCCAAAGACTCGGCCTCGCGCTGGTATTTCGATGCTCATAACCAACGCCTTTACCACCTCTACCTTCAACCGGTCTGGTTGGGTGCTGACGAAGGTATGGGGACAGCTTGTTTTTTCTCTTTGCTCGACAATGCCGTGCTGTTCCACAACACCTTTCCTGATGTTGGATTGCGCCTCGTCTGGCAAGATAAAGTGGTTGCTAGCTCTGCTGGCCCAACAGCACTGGGAGAATCCAGTCCATCCTTACAGGATTACAGCGTAAGTATTCCGTGGGACGATCATGACAATGCGTCGCCCATGCTGGGTGTCGATTTTGTCGAAAAGTCTCCCATCAACTTCTCTCGAAGTTTAGTAGAGCTGCTTGTCGTAGCAGTGCTCTCAACTT from Ferriphaselus amnicola includes these protein-coding regions:
- a CDS encoding BPSS1780 family membrane protein; the encoded protein is MDARKVAALHGWQWIREGWTLFQKSPVLWVVLIVVGLTGLIALSAVPVVGEPLATLLFPALLAGYMQGCRALERGEELELSHLFAGFRHHSQQLVTLGGVNLVGQLLIFGVMMLTGGASLVSLFMSGKPVDDPALIAQAVAGAGFAIVIGIALFTILLMASQFAPMLVTFDRSTALPSLKASLHACLNNILPLSVYCLMLLPFALAASIPAMLGWLVLLPVMVTSMYAAYRDLFESEASVTLVA
- a CDS encoding homoserine kinase; the encoded protein is MSVFTRVTEAELTAWLSDYSLGQLLQLQGIASGIENTNYFVTTTNGRFVLTLFEKLTQHELPYYLNLMAHLARHGIPCPAPVANRSEQFLGVLNGKPASIVSRLSGKSLIQPSSTQCAAIGSMLGEMHLAGQSFGLSLANPRGAAWRAETAQQVGKFLSAPDAKLLASEIDFHRSHELSELPQGVIHADLFRDNVLFDENRVGGLIDFYFACNDALLYDVAITVNDWCMGGDGALDEARTRALLTAYHGVRPFTADEAELWPVALRVAALRFWISRLFDLHLPRPGEMIHAHDPEQFKRILQQHIASAGNAIWLE
- a CDS encoding helix-turn-helix domain-containing protein, which encodes MYEEYKLPGTNLPWLSWATRIERANEKSQLILEFLADHERFTNISNVMDLLDISESVARRQLSRLLGQGMLVKDVVMLAGRQTHLFGISAAGIKAACAVTNPRTFEAGKCKSEFAAHYLETQQIRIILQRMSDKHVVLNEPAIRGMNPPLKHRPDLLLKAGSDLKLYPDETWAIEVELTPKAKDRMAMIVQHHLDAVERRGAYDRVLYLVPRHQLSGFGRLLLSALQCSKAPQVMDNDHYYAQQDERPKRFWVAAIESLPSPTSVQIEPVSVGKKPVHELMWSYLPEYDH
- a CDS encoding tyrosine-type recombinase/integrase, giving the protein MWWIIFTSPSGDRIRCSSGTTEKAKAQELHDQMKAEAWRVIRLGEKPSYTWDEAGVKFLLETQHKASHRDDKAKLGWLQQFLRNKPLQEIDRELIAKIAQRKVAEASTSTANRYLALIRTILRKACHEWEWIDKVPKIRAYPEPKRRIRWLPPEQVAVLMKELPEHLRDVVVFSLSTGLRQGNVLKLEWSQVDLDLKLAWIHADQAKARKAISVPLNSTAMGALLRQAGKHPVRVFTYCGKPLVTANSRAWRKALERSGITDFRWHDLRHTWASWLAQSGVPMNVLQELGGWASYEMVRKYAHLSPAQLGVHAEKVSERFSDTILAQSTK
- a CDS encoding helix-turn-helix domain-containing protein, with product MACAPNPLPFTTFNLWEAANYLRMHPEELRRRAKLGEIPGAKVGKCWVFILQDLVEHIRSLYPSKRQEVRVTSNRKELTCHSQNEEVFGGSSSPRRQATVLDVLLEQPKKPRLKNSMTK
- a CDS encoding LOG family protein: MSDQSKLPVSKLSDMTSSKEAWRVFGIMSEFVAATERLSAIQPAVSIFGSARTKPDHPYYRITEEIARLLSDAGFAVISGGGPGIMEAANKGAFYGRSPSVGLNIQLPHEQHTNPYQNVSHTFQHFFSRKVMFVKFASAYVVMPGGFGTLDELMEALTLVQTGKTRRIPIILVGSGFWRGMLDWIRNTLLTEGMIHSDDLDLVQLIDEPEAVVSAIFKHYETRGFEPSAAEREMQLNL
- a CDS encoding ABC transporter substrate-binding protein, with amino-acid sequence MQVDLLRKIAWCVAGLAWFSYLSGSQAAPLSLVVSVPGPGNISYLPIELIHKIGADRAENADVRLIYATGGAIALEELLGRNSDFAVAGLPAVLSQRQHQRKVVALAAVNDLPLFILMVRSDLNRKVKTIRDLKGRVIGVNTSTLGSKTTSQQLLEIMLKSNGVGTNDVRIIAAGQSWDTQSSLMLSKQADALMGDEPFASRLQSSGQVFALANLADGRTTKNIPGASFLHATLNTHADVISQTPEKVATMVAILQRTLRWMATNPPEKIVETLQISDASEKAALLAALKQYPRLYSRDGRFSDAQLQQTAQFFSASSGDLTASERLLRETVDDRWAGRKD
- the polA gene encoding DNA polymerase I, whose product is MKTLLLVDGSSYLYRAFHAMPDLRSPSGEPTGAIYGVLSMLRRLRADYPSDYSACVFDAKGKTFRDDWYPAYKAQRPPMPDDLRSQIEPLLQVVAASGWNILMIDGVEADDVIGTLSSQAAEAGVQCTISTGDKDLAQLVNPQVRLVNTMTNEILDEAGVTAKFGVPPERIVDYLTLTGDAVDNVPGVSKCGPKTAVKWLTQYGTLDGVTTHAGEISGVVGENLRNALEWLPQAKRLLTVKCDVALPNHFDDLAAPQQDTQQLKEFFERFGLKSWLRDIESVSLTSAAVTPPAASPHDSNAIAPVSSSGCYEAILSMEQLQSWLAKLTQADLVSVDTETTGLDAMSARLVGISFAVEPHHAAYLPLAHTYPGAPDQLDFDLALSTLKPWLENPSHKKVGQNLKYDQHIFANHGIALAGVAEDTLLESYVLESHKPHNMDDLALRHLGVKTISYAEVAGKGAKQIGFNQVDLETATRYAAEDADITLQLHHVLSPQLEGGLAHIYREIELPSREVLYVMERNGVLLDARLLNVQSRELGEKLLALESQAYEAAGQPFNLNSPKQIQEILFDKLKLPVKKKTPSGTPSTDEEVLQELALDYPLPKILLEYRSLAKLKSTYTDKLPQMVNPRTGRVHTSYSQAVAVTGRLASSDPNLQNIPVRTAEGRRIREAFIASPGSHIISADYSQIELRIMAHLSGDSGLLEAFSQGQDIHRATAAEVFGVSPELVSNEQRRYAKVINFGLIYGMSAFGLASQLNIERSAAQAYMDRYFARYPGVADYMQRTRIQAKQQGYVETVFGRRLWLPEINGANGMRRQAAERAAINAPMQGTAADLIKLAMIAVQRWLEEQRCHTRLIMQVHDELVLEVPDDELAKVSEMLPELMCGVANLQVPLAVSVGMGKNWEAAH
- a CDS encoding DUF2782 domain-containing protein is translated as MRRLTLVLLALGLSASALAADSRPAPDLKPVPPPPAFNADEQPADAEPEVTIKKDEGQVVEEYRAGGRLYMIKITPKHGKPYYLVDDRGDGKFARQESLDSGVRAPSWTIHRF